In the Drosophila takahashii strain IR98-3 E-12201 chromosome 3R, DtakHiC1v2, whole genome shotgun sequence genome, one interval contains:
- the LOC108063277 gene encoding enhancer of yellow 2b transcription factor-like, whose amino-acid sequence MPNSQETGTDADLIDDIKLNSRDSVALKDLLQKRLSECGWRKDIEEMIRHAIDERGVSNLTHDQLAAEIVPHARALVPDVIRKEMLVRVRAALESSLPSEDN is encoded by the exons ATGCCAAATAGCCAGGAAACAGGAACGGATGCCGATCTAATAGATGATATCAAATTAAACAGCCGCGATAGCGTCGC ATTGaaggatctgctgcagaaACGACTCTCGGAGTGCGGTTGGCGCAAGGACATCGAGGAAATGATTCGACACGCCATCGATGAGCGCGGTGTGTCCAATTTGACCCACGACCAATTGGCTGCCGAGATAGTCCCTCAT GCTCGCGCTCTGGTTCCCGACGTAATTCGAAAAGAGATGCTTGTGCGCGTGCGCGCTGCTTTGGAGTCCTCTTTGCCTTCGGAGGATAACTGA
- the LOC108063274 gene encoding uncharacterized protein, protein MDLRREFDIKREPNFKSFVQEQYTPISRSQCTTPDSQTTYFDNVEHKRKRSSEGMKAKAQYKAALKIKSRLQDRAGLSQEEKERLAWAEQKIEDGRLHFANKPSMASTGGFANKVEEMLANKRQRSHENDRVSKRKGGPIEAGPLPTKVAKKPKRKVSDGVNRHLIVALIDRSDENGKMSEARWKIVHTRLVECLFARMEKAPAAPMPTFDGAGWLNGVKILKCNDDLTRKWLTQTVCQLEEMWEGAHLEVVDRELIPSIPKAKVLFPIAIQGDRALKLLQGQNPDVPTANWKILHMASPLPNQGGQSVILQINKEAEDLLYPRFGKMAWGMGSVYLRLKKRHPDDTGEHILQAGEVEKDLGLESIMEAAQDPELDNSEDEEKGDQTFKVKTEPATYNTEEAAAQSP, encoded by the exons ATGGATTTGCGGCGAGAATTCGACATAAAGCGTGAACCTAACTTTAAAAGCTTTGTACAGGAGCAG TACACACCGATTTCCCGTTCGCAATGCACTACTCCGGACTCACAGACCACCTATTTCGACAACGTCGAGCATAAACGAAAGCGTTCAAGCGAGGGGATGAAGGCTAAGGCGCAGTACAAGGCGGCCCTCAAGATCAAAAGCCGGCTCCAGGACAGAGCGGGCCTCTCCCAGGAGGAGAAGGAAAGGCTAGCCTGGGCAGAGCAAAAGATCGAGGACGGAAGGCTGCACTTCGCAAACAAACCCTCGATGGCGTCAACGGGCGGATTTGCGAACAAGGTGGAGGAGATGCTTGCCAACAAAAGGCAACGCTCTCATGAAAATGATCGAGTCAGCAAGCGGAAAGGCGGGCCCATAGAGGCAGGCCCACTCCCCACTAAAGTAGCAAAGAAGCCCAAAAGAAAGGTCAGTGATGGGGTCAACCGACACCTGATCGTGGCACTCATCGACAGAAGCGACGAAAATGGAAAGATGTCAGAGGCGCGCTGGAAGATCGTCCACACCCGACTCGTGGAGTGTCTCTTTGCACGGATGGAGAAGGCACCCGCAGCCCCTATGCCCACATTCGATGGTGCAGGGTGGTTGAACGGAGTCAAAATCCTAAAGTGCAACGACGACCTGACCAGGAAGTGGCTGACGCAAACGGTCTGCCAACTGGAGGAGATGTGGGAGGGGGCCCATCTGGAGGTGGTGGACAGGGAATTAATCCCTTCCATACCGAAGGCAAAGGTACTCTTTCCCATCGCAATCCAAGGGGATCGGGCGCTGAAGCTGCTTCAAGGGCAGAATCCAGACGTTCCTACGGCGAATTGGAAGATTCTGCACATGGCCAGCCCACTACCCAATCAGGGGGGTCAAAGTGTCATCCTCCAAATCAACAAGGAGGCGGAGGATCTGCTCTACCCTCGATTCGGGAAGATGGCTTGGGGCATGGGTAGTGTCTACCTGCGACTCAAAAAGCGCCACCCCGACGACACAGGCGAACACATCCTGCAGGCAGGCGAGGTGGAGAAGGACCTCGGTCTAGAAAGCATCATGGAAGCCGCCCAGGACCCTGAGCTCGACAACTCGGAGGACGAAGAGAAAGGTGACCAGACGTTTAAAGTCAAGACGGAGCCAGCCACCTATAACACTGAGGAGGCTGCAGCTCAATCTCCCTAA
- the LOC108063276 gene encoding enhancer of yellow 2b transcription factor-like, translated as MPNSQETGTDADRMDDIKLNSRDSVALKDLLQKRLSECGWRKDIEEMIRHAIEERSVSNLTHEELAAEIVPHARALVPDVIRKEMLVRVRAALESSLPSEEN; from the exons ATGCCAAATAGTCAGGAAACAGGAACGGATGCCGATCGAATGGATGATATCAAATTAAACAGCCGCGATAGCGTCGC ATTGAAGGATCTGCTCCAGAAACGACTATCGGAGTGCGGTTGGCGCAAGGACATCGAGGAAATGATTCGACACGCCATCGAGGAGCGCAGTGTGTCCAATTTGACCCACGAAGAATTGGCTGCCGAGATAGTCCCTCAT GCTCGCGCTCTGGTTCCCGACGTAATTCGAAAAGAGATGCTTGTGCGCGTGCGCGCTGCTTTGGAATCCTCTTTGCCTTCGGAGGAAAACTGA